Proteins from a single region of Streptomyces griseiscabiei:
- a CDS encoding DUF6777 domain-containing protein → MSSEQPSSGRPTGPPSGPLSGPTRPSPTPPSPTRPSGQTPPERPSDASGAGGTGGPGGTGGSGGSGGSGGGPGDSGQGAGPGPGHPWWRSAPRIALMVAAAVVAVVLVVVLTRSDDSGDSAGGEVFLQAAGKSGPDPFTESTATDSSTPPETPDATPGGSETGTVTRAVDGASPGLYGGTRNTASCDVEKQVEVLGANPAKNDAFASVAGVESSQVPAYLRSLTPVQLRMDTRVTNHGYRDGAATSYQAVLQAGTAVLVDDRGVPRVRCACGNPLKPPVALKTTPEPKGDSWPGYRAQNVVVVERSTTIVKVFVLYDAEHKDWFTRPRGDTGGKDKKTDPPHDRPSPSVSTSFTEKPPTKKPEPCRPTPSGATGDGKTESPCPSSSSVPPTTPSEPEPETSEPTTPPVSPETAGSLPDDTTTTQTASLDAPESVTTGT, encoded by the coding sequence GTGAGTTCCGAGCAACCGTCCTCCGGCCGCCCGACCGGACCGCCCTCCGGCCCTCTCTCCGGGCCGACGCGACCGAGCCCCACCCCGCCGAGCCCGACCCGGCCCAGCGGGCAGACACCCCCGGAACGGCCGAGCGACGCCTCGGGCGCGGGCGGAACCGGCGGGCCGGGCGGAACGGGCGGTTCCGGCGGATCAGGCGGGTCCGGTGGCGGCCCCGGTGACTCCGGCCAGGGCGCAGGCCCTGGCCCCGGTCACCCCTGGTGGCGGTCGGCCCCCCGGATCGCCCTCATGGTCGCCGCGGCCGTCGTCGCCGTGGTCCTGGTCGTCGTCCTCACCCGCTCCGACGACTCGGGCGACTCGGCCGGCGGGGAGGTGTTCCTCCAGGCCGCGGGCAAGTCCGGCCCCGACCCGTTCACCGAGTCGACGGCGACGGACAGCTCCACCCCGCCCGAGACCCCCGACGCGACACCGGGCGGATCGGAAACCGGCACGGTGACCCGCGCGGTGGACGGCGCGTCCCCCGGCCTGTACGGCGGTACGCGGAACACCGCCAGCTGCGACGTCGAGAAGCAGGTCGAGGTACTCGGGGCGAACCCCGCCAAGAACGACGCGTTCGCCTCCGTCGCCGGCGTCGAGTCCTCCCAGGTGCCCGCCTATCTGCGCTCGCTCACCCCGGTGCAGCTGCGCATGGACACCCGCGTCACCAACCACGGCTACCGCGACGGGGCCGCCACCAGCTACCAGGCCGTCCTCCAGGCCGGCACCGCCGTCCTCGTCGACGACCGGGGCGTGCCCCGGGTGCGCTGCGCCTGCGGCAACCCGCTGAAGCCGCCGGTCGCGCTGAAGACCACCCCCGAGCCCAAGGGCGACTCCTGGCCCGGGTACCGGGCGCAGAACGTCGTGGTCGTCGAGCGCTCGACCACGATCGTCAAGGTCTTCGTCCTCTACGACGCCGAGCACAAGGACTGGTTCACCCGGCCCAGGGGCGACACCGGAGGCAAGGACAAGAAGACCGACCCGCCGCACGACCGGCCCTCCCCGTCGGTGTCGACGTCGTTCACCGAGAAACCGCCCACCAAGAAGCCCGAGCCGTGCCGTCCGACCCCGAGCGGAGCGACCGGCGACGGCAAGACCGAGAGTCCCTGCCCGTCCTCGTCCTCGGTGCCCCCGACCACCCCCTCGGAACCCGAGCCGGAGACCTCCGAGCCCACGACTCCGCCGGTGAGCCCCGAGACGGCCGGCTCGCTCCCGGACGACACCACGACCACGCAGACCGCGTCCCTCGACGCCCCGGAGTCGGTCACGACCGGAACCTGA
- a CDS encoding streptophobe family protein: MSPRTLTPQETTAPERPVARHGWLQALVAVLAGLVAMVVTASLGLWAAGAADLPDGAFPRVVAATVVTAVGGTIELSGDAGAFAETRAGLTVVPLSVTLVGALVMAAGFLRPLRHRAVAGATELAGWAARIAVLWLAALIGLALGARQTFDISLGEVGDFFGTSAGVGFEAAVVPTVFFGLLWLAGVLVLALLVSRGAPLPARLLRFQESVRPAAYAMVGLLLAYVGIGLVIAVVVAATRGHAAETAAVILLGLPNVVWLVFTIGLGATWDSQVEGPFGLPMPKILDEVVRGPDVSTLNLGSLAEYDGRVWWLLAVNAVLLIAAAFVMAARSPARTRLWQHAVHMAAALLLTVLTVCLVGRISAHYGLSVIGIGDLGGGLGGELYLRPHLWSALGLAVLWGLVTGFVGGALAKRVRRRGPVESPGHR; this comes from the coding sequence GTGAGTCCCCGGACGCTGACTCCCCAGGAGACGACCGCACCCGAACGGCCGGTCGCCCGGCACGGCTGGCTCCAGGCGCTGGTCGCCGTGCTGGCCGGGCTGGTCGCGATGGTCGTGACGGCATCGCTCGGGCTGTGGGCGGCGGGCGCGGCGGACCTCCCGGACGGCGCGTTCCCCCGGGTCGTCGCGGCCACCGTCGTCACGGCGGTCGGCGGCACGATCGAGCTGTCCGGCGACGCCGGGGCCTTCGCCGAGACCCGGGCCGGTCTGACGGTGGTCCCGCTGTCGGTGACCCTGGTGGGCGCGCTGGTCATGGCGGCCGGGTTCCTGCGTCCGCTGCGGCACCGGGCGGTGGCCGGGGCGACCGAACTCGCGGGCTGGGCGGCCCGGATCGCCGTGCTGTGGCTGGCGGCGCTGATCGGACTCGCGCTCGGCGCCCGGCAGACCTTCGACATCTCCCTCGGCGAGGTGGGCGACTTCTTCGGCACCTCCGCCGGTGTGGGCTTCGAGGCGGCCGTGGTGCCGACGGTGTTCTTCGGGCTGCTGTGGCTCGCCGGGGTCCTCGTCCTGGCGCTGCTGGTGTCGCGCGGGGCGCCGCTGCCGGCGCGGCTGCTGCGGTTCCAGGAGTCGGTGCGCCCGGCGGCGTACGCCATGGTCGGTCTGCTGCTGGCGTACGTGGGGATCGGGCTGGTGATCGCGGTCGTGGTGGCGGCGACCCGTGGGCATGCCGCCGAGACGGCCGCGGTGATCCTGCTGGGACTGCCGAACGTGGTGTGGCTGGTCTTCACGATCGGGCTGGGCGCCACCTGGGACAGCCAGGTCGAGGGGCCGTTCGGGCTGCCGATGCCGAAGATCCTGGACGAGGTCGTGCGCGGACCCGATGTGTCGACCCTGAACCTGGGCTCCCTCGCCGAGTACGACGGCCGGGTCTGGTGGCTGCTCGCCGTGAACGCCGTGCTGCTGATCGCCGCCGCGTTCGTGATGGCGGCCCGCTCGCCGGCCCGGACACGGCTGTGGCAGCACGCCGTGCACATGGCGGCGGCGCTGCTGCTCACCGTCCTGACGGTCTGTCTGGTGGGCCGGATCTCCGCGCACTACGGGCTGTCGGTCATCGGCATCGGCGACCTCGGCGGCGGCCTGGGCGGGGAGCTGTACCTGCGGCCCCATCTGT